The region CGATCCCGCGGGCGGCGCCGGTGACGGCGACCCGCCGGCCGGCGAACCGGGCGCTCATGCCGGCGGCGCCAGGTCGAACCGGGCGACCTCGGCGAACGCCCCGCCCAGGTACTCCCCGCTGCGTTCCTTCCCGCGCTCCGCCGTCGCCGCCGTCTGGTCGCCGAGGACGCGGCTCGGGCCGAAGTCGTCCGAGAGCCGGCCGAAGGACACCGACCCGCCGAACCGGCCGGGGGCGGAGAGGTCGGTCGACAGGCGGGTCACGCCCGAGACGCTACGTCGGATGCGTTGCGATGACGGCACATCCGGTTGGTCGGTATGCCGGTTCCGTCGGGCGCGGGGCCGGCCGCGCGACCGCAACACCCGCCGGTGGCCCCTACCGGTACTCCATCAGCAGGACCGCCGTCGTGCCCGGCTCGAGCGCGCGGTAGCTGTGCGCCCGGTCGCCCGGGAAGTAGGCGTAGTCGCCCGGGCCGAGCTCGACCTCCTCGCCGGCCGGTCCGCAGAGCCAGCGGCCCGCGGTGACGAGCAGGTGCTCGCCCGTCCCGGGGATGTGCGGGTCCGCGGTGCGCGCCGGCCCGGGCTCGGCGGTGATCACGTGCAGGTCCCGCCGGACGCCGGGCGGGCTCGCGGCCAGCAGCGTCCCGGTGAAGGGGGAGTGCTCGGACGGGATGACGACGTGCTCCTGCGCCCGCACGACCCGCACGCCCTCGCCCGGCGGGTCGACGAGGCGGCTGAACGGGACGTCCAACACGACCGCGATCGCCCACAGCGTCTCGACGCTCGGGTTCCCCGACCCGGCCTCGAGCTGGGACAGCGTGGACTTGGCGATGCCCGCGCGCCGCGCGAGCTCGCCGAGCGAGAGACCCATCCGGTCCCGCTCGCGGCGTACGGCGGCGGCGATGGTCGCGAGGGGCTTCGCCCGGTCCATCGGGGTTCGATCCATCGGTCCTCGTGTTCGGCTTGACGAACGCTGGCGCGGTGTTCAGTGTAGGGAACAATGTGTTCGGTACGGAGAACGATACGGTCCCTCGACCGCGATGACCTGCGCGACGCGCTGGCCCTCGCGGCCGCGATCATGGTCGTCGGGATGTCGTTCGGGGCTCTCGCCGCCGCGGCGGGCGTGCCGTTCGTGCTCGCGGTGGGGATGTCCGTGCTGGTCTTCGCCGGCGGCTCGCAGTTCCTGGCCGTCGCCGTGGTGGCCGCCGGCGGTGCGCCGGTCGCGGCGGTGGTGGCCGGGTTGCTGCTCAACCTGCGGCTGCTCCCGTTCGGGCTTGCGGTCGGCAACGTCGTCGGGACGGGATGGGTGGCCCGGGTGCTCGGCGCCCACATCGTGGTCGACGAGGTGGTCGCGTTCTCCCGGGCCCGGCCGCCGGAGCGGGCGCGCAGCGCTTACCGGCTGTCCGGCGCGCTGCTGTTCCTCGGGTGGAACGCCGGCACGGTCGTCGGGCTGGTCGCGGGTGCGGCGGTTCCGGACCCGAACGCGTTCGGTGTCGACGCCGCGTTCCCGGCCGCCCTGCTCGCGCTCCTGCTGCCCGCCCTGCGCGGCGCCGACGCGCGGCGCGTGGGGATCGTGGCCGCGGTCCTCGCGCTCGCCGCCACCCCGTTCCTGCCGCCCGGCCTCCCGGTCCTCGTCGCCCTCGGCGGCCTGCTCGTCGCCGGCCGCACCCCCGCGAGCCGAGGTCGATCCGTCGCCGGATCGGGCTGCCCCTCATGACGTGGACCGCGGTGCTCGCCCTCGCCGCCGGCACCTACCTGCTCCGCCTCGGCGGGATCCTGCTCCGGGACCGGGTGACGATGCCCGAACGCCTGGAGCGGCTCGTCGACCTCGGGGCGACCGCGCTGCTCGTCGGCCTGGTCGCGACCGCCGCGCTCACCGAGGGCGGCGGCTTCGCGGGCTGGGCCCGGCCGGCCGGGGTGCTGGTCGGGGGCCTCGCGGCGTGGTGGAAGGTGCCGTTCGTGCTGGTCGTGATCCTTGCTGCGGGGACGACGGCGGGGTTGCGGTTCGTCGGCGTCGAGTAGGCGTCCGGGCCGGCCCGGAGGTCGTTCGGCGCGCGGGTTCGGCGGCTCTGGGCGACGATCGGCGGGTGCGTGTCCTGGTGATCGGTGGGACCGGCTACGTCGGCGCCCGGCTCGTCCCGCGCCTGCTCACCGACGGGCACACCGTCCGCTGCCTGGTGCGCGATCCGGCGAAGCTGGCCCGCGAGGCGTGGGCGCAGCGGGTCGAGGCGCGGGTCGGGGACGTCGCGGAGCCCGGGGTGAGCGCGGCTGCGTGCCGGGACGTCCACGCCGTCGTCTACCTCGTGCACTCGATGGACGGGCCGGACTTCGCCGAGCGGGACCGGGCCGCCGCCGCCGTCCTGGCCGCCGCCGCGCGGGAGGCGGGCGTGCAGCGCATCGTCTACCTGGGCGGGCTGCAGCCCAGCGGCGGGAACGGGACGTCGGAGCACCTCGAGTCCCGCGAGCAGGTGGGCCGGATCCTGCTCGGCTCCGGCGTCCCGACCGCGGTGCTGCGGGCCGGGATCGTCGTCGGCCGTGGGTCCGCGAGCTTCGAGATGGTCCGCCACCTCGCCGAGACGGTCATGGGCGGCCTGCCGCTGCTGGCCGTGCCGGACCGGGCCTGGAACCGCGTCCAGCCCGTCGCCGTCGACGACGTGATCCACTGGCTGGCCGGCAGCCTCACGCTGCCCGCGGACGTCTCCCGTGCCTTCGACGTCGGCGGTCCGGACGTGCTCCGCTACCTCGACCTCATGAACGACTACGCCCGCGAGGCCGGGCTCGCCAGGCCGCTCGCGGTACCCGTCCCCGTCTCCGCGCCCCGGCTCGCCGCGCGCGCCGTCGGCCTGCTGACGCCCGTGGACCGCCGGCTCGCGGGCCCGCTGCTCGAGTCCCTGGCCCACGAGCTCGTCGTGCACGAGGACGACCTGGCCGACCTGGTCGGCGAGCCCCCGGGCGGCCGGACGCCGTACCGCGCCGCCGTGCGCCGCGCCCTCGCGGAGGACGGCCCGGCCGGCGGATCGCCCAACGATCCGGCCGGATCCGGGCCCGCCGTGCTGTCCGGGGAGGACGTGGAGCACGTGGCCGCGCCGGTGGACGTCCTGTGGTCCGTGATCACCGGGCTCGGCGGCGACGAGGGCTGGTACACGGTCCCGGGGGTGTGGCGGCTGCGTGCGCTGCTCGACGGGCTGGTCGGGGGTGTCGGGGATCGACGGACCAGACCGGCGCGGCTCGTCGCCGGGGCGGCACTGGACTGGTGGCGCGTCGAGGACGTCGACCCCGGGCGGTCCCTGCTGTTGCGCGCCGAGATGAAGCTGCCCGGCGTCGCGCGCCTCGAGCTGCGGGCGGAGCCGGCCGGGGAGGGGCGTAGCCGCTACGTCCAGCGCGTCACGTTCACCCCGCGCGGGCTGGCCGGGCGGGCCTACTGGTTCGCCCAGCGGCCCGCCCACGACGTGGTCTTCGGGGTCACGGCGCGCACGGTGGCCGGGGTCGCGGCCGACCGCTTCCGCCGGGGCTGATCAGGAGACCTCCGTCCAGCGGGAGGGCCGCCTGCTGAGCCCCGCCGTCCCGGAGGTCATGGCGCGGAGCTCGGTCGGGTAGCGGAGCAGCTCGGCGCAGGGCACCTCCGCCCGGACGACCGTGTGTCCCGGCGTGTCCACGTCGGTGCCGAGCACCCGCGCCCGCCGGGCCGAGAGGTCACCCAGCACGGCACCGAGGTGGGTGTCGAGGATCCGCACGGACACCTCGTCGACCGGCTCCAGCAGCCGGACCCCGCAGCTCCCGGCCGCCTCCCGGAGTGCGAGCGCACCGGCCGTCTGGAACGCGGCGTCCGAGGAGTCCACGCTGTGCGCCTTGCCGTCGACGAGCGTCGCCCGCACGTCGACGACGGGGTGCGGGGGCTCGTCCGGCGCGGCCGGCAGCCCGCGTTCGAGCTGGGCGCGGATGCCCTTCTCCACGCTGGGCACGAACTGGGTGGGCACCGAGCCGCCGACCACCTTGGACACGAACTCGAAGCCGCCGCCGCGCGGGAGCGGTTCGAACTCGACATGGCACACGGCGTACTGACCGTGCCCCCCGGACTGCTTCACGTGCCGGCCGGTGGCCCGGACGCCGCGGTCGAGGGTGACCCGCATCGGCACCCGGACGTCCTCGGTGTCGACCTCGGCCCCGGCGGCCCGCAGGCGTGAGAGCACGACGTCCGCGTGCGCCTCGCCCATGCACCACAGGACGGTCTGGTGGGTCTCGGCGTTGCGCTCCAGCCGCAACGCCGGATCGGCGGCGACGAGCTTCGCGAGGGTGCGGGCGAGGGTGTCCTCGTCCCCGCGCTTGCGGGCGACGACGCCGACCGGCAACAGCGGTTCGGGCAGGTTCCACGGCCGGAGCAGGAGCGGGTCGTCCGCGGCGGACACGGTGTCCCCGGTCTCGGCGCCGGAGAGCTTGGTGAGGGCGCAGATGTCGCCGGCGACGCAGGCTTCGATCTCCCGCAGGGTGGCGCCGAGCGGGGAGTAGACGTGGGTGAGGCGCTCGTCGGAGTCGTGCCGCTCGTTCTCCGGGCTCGTCCGGGGAGCGGGGACGTGCCCGCTGACGTGCACCGTGTTCTCCGGCCGCAGCGTCCCGGAGAACACCCGGACCACCGTGACGCGGCCGACGTAGGCGTCCGCCGAGGTCCGGACGACCTCGGCCGCGAGCGGCCCGTCCGGGTCCGCGGTGAGCGGTGCGTGCGCGGTGCCGTCGGTGCGGCTCACGAAGGGGAGCGGGTGCTCGAGCGGCGAGGGGAAGCCGCCGACGAGCACCTCGAGCAGGGCGTCCAGGCCCGTCCCGCTGCCCGCGCAGACCGGGATCACCGGGTGGAACGACCCGCGCGCGACGGCGGTCTCGAGGTCGTCGATCAGCGCGGCCGTCTCGAGCTCGTCGCCGCCGAGATAGCGGTCCATGAGCGTCTCGTCCTCGGACTGCTCGATGATCCCCTCGATGAGCGCCCCACGGGCGTCCTCGCTGCCGTTGGGTGCCGCACCCTCCGGGGTCTGCGTCAGCAACCCGTAGAGCCCGGCCAGGCCGCCGGAAGGCCCGGGGATCGGCAGGTAGAGCGGCGCGACCCCCGAGCCGAAGGCCTCCTGGCAGGCCAGCACGGTCGCCGCGATGTCCGCCTGGGCCTGGTCGCAGCGCGCCACGACGACGGCGCGCGGCATCGCGACCCCCCGGCACTCGTCCCAGAGGGCGACCGTGGCCGGGTCCACCGAACCCTCGCGCGCCTCCACGGCGGGAACGACGAAGAGCGCGCCGTCCGCGGCCCGCAGTCCCGCGCGCAGCTCGCCGACGAAGTCCGCGTAGCCGGGGGTGTCGATCAGGTTGATCTTGGTGCCCTCGTGCAGCAGGGGGGCGACGGACAGCGCGACCGAGCGCTGCTGGTGGACGGCGGCGGGATCGTGGTCGCACACCGTCGTCCCGTCGGGCACGGTGCCCTGCCGCGGGATGGCGCCGGTGTGCGCGAGCAGCGCCTCCACCAGCGTCGTCTTCCCGGATCCGGACGGCCCGACGAGCACGACGTTGCGGATCCGGGCGGGATCGGTCACGAGAACGCCCGCCGGGCTGGTGCCCGTCCGGCGGTCCTTGCCGGTCGCTGGTCTGACGGTCATCGGGGACCACCTCCGCGAGGCCCGCACGCCCACCGCGTCGTGGGACGTGGTTGTGACGAAGTCCACTCCTCTTGGGGCTCGTGCACAAGTCTCCCGTGTGATGCAGGCGGGTGACGGCCCGCGAGTAAGGTCGTCCGCCGTGCCCATTCCCGGTCCCGGTTACGCCATCATCGTGCGCGTTCAGGCGCCCTCCTCCGCCAGTGCCGCGGGGGATCTCGCGGTCGCGGTCGGCCGCGTCGGCGGCGTCGTCACCGCGTTCGACGTCGTCGAGTCCCACACCGACTCGATCGTCGTCGACATCAGCTGCAACGCCCTGAACGAGGATCACGCCACGGAGATCACCGACGCGCTCGGCGCGCTCGACGGGGTCACCGTCCGCAAGGTCTCCGACCGCACCTTCCTGGTCCACCTCGGCGGCAAGATCGAGATCCAGTCGAAGGTCAGCCTCCGCAACCGGGACGACCTGTCCCGCGCCTACACCCCCGGCGTCGCCCGGGTCTGCCAGGCGATCGCGGCCAACCCGGCGGACGCCCGGCGCCTGACCATCAAGCGCAACACGGTCGCCGTCGTCACCGACGGGTCCGCGGTGCTCGGCCTGGGCAACCTGGGCGCGGCCGCGTCGATGCCGGTCATGGAGGGCAAGGCGGCGCTGTTCAAGCGCTTCGCCAACGTGGACGCCTGGCCCGTCGCCCTGGACACCCAGGACACGGAGGAGATCATCCGCACGGTCCAGGTGATCGCCCCGGCCTACGGCGGCATCAACCTGGAGGACATCGCGGCGCCGCGCTGCTTCGAGATCGAGCGCCGGCTGCGGGACCTGCTGGACATCCCGGTCTTCCACGACGACCAGCACGGCACCGCCGTCGTCGTCCTCGGCGCCCTGCGCAACGCGCTGCGCGTGGTCGGCAAGGACTTCACGGACAGCACGATCGTGGTCTGCGGCGTCGGCGCGGCAGGGTCGGCGATCATCCGGCTGCTGCAGTCGGAGAAGCCGGGGGACGTGCTCGCCGTCGACCTCGACGGGATCGTGCACGAGGGCCGCCCCGGCCTCGACGACAACCTCACCTCGATCGCCTCGCACACCAACAACTCCGGCAAGCGGGGCAGCCTCGCGGACGCGCTCGTCGGCGCGGACGTGTTCATCGGGGTGTCGGCGCCGAACCTGTTCGGGGCCGCGGAGGCCGCCACGATGAACGACGACGCGATCATCTTCGCCCTGGCCAACCCTGACCCGGAGATCGACCCGTCGATCGCGCAGCAGCACGCCGCGGTGGTCGCGACGGGCCGCTCGGACTACCCGAACCAGATCAACAACGTCCTCGCGTTCCCCGGCATCTTCCGCGGCCTGCTGGACTCCGGCGCGCACGACATCACCGACCGGATGCTGCTCGCGGCCTCCGCCGCGATCGCGAACGTCGTAGCCGAGCCGAATGCGTCCTTCATCGTGCCGAGCGTCTTCGACTCCAGCGTGGCCCCCGCCGTCGCCGAGGCCGTCCGGCAGGCCGCCCAGGAGGCCGCCGCGGCCGGCGAGGTCGTCGCCGGGCTCTGACGCCCGCCGCCCCCCGCGAGTCGGGCTCAGGGACCCGCGAGTCGGGCTCAGGGACCCCGCGAGTCGGGGGGTGGTGCCGTCGCCGGTCGCGGGACATCCGTGCGCCACCTGGGTGAACGCCGTCACGGACTATCCTGGAGGCCGTGATCGAGTCCGGGCCGACCGTCGGAGTCCTCGCCCTCCAGGGCGACGTTCGTGAGCACCTCGCCGCCCTCCGGGCGTCCGGCATGCGGGCGGTCCCCGTGCGCCGCGCGTCGGAGATCGAGGTCGTCGACGGGCTGGTGATCCCGGGCGGGGAGTCGACCACGATGAGCCGGTTGCTCGGCGTCTTCGACCTGCTCGAACCGCTGCGGGCCCGGATCGCCGACGGGATGCCGGCCTACGGCTCGTGTGCCGGGATGATCCTGCTGGCCTCCGAGGTGCTCGACGGCCGGCCGGACCAGCAGCAGCTCGGCGGCCTGGACGTCGTCGTGCGGCGCAACGCCTTCGGCCGCCAGGTGGACTCGTTCGAGTCGGACCTGGACGTCGTCGGGGTCGAGGGCGGTCCCGTGCGCGCCGTGTTCATCCGGGCGCCGTGGGTCGAGAAGGCCGGCGCGGACGTCGAGGTGCTCGCCTCCGTCCCGTCCGTGGGGAGCGAGGGCCAGGACCCGGGCGCCGCGGCGGGCCGCGCGGTGGCGGTGCGCCAGGGGAATGTGGTGGCGACGGCCTTCCACCCGGAGCTGACGGGCGACGGCCGGGTGCACGCGCTCTTCGCCGAGATCGTCCGCGGGGCCGGCTGAGACGTCGGTCCTGATGAGGGGCCGGGTGCGGATGCGGGGCGAGGTCCGCTCCGGCTCCGCCGTCGGTAGCATGGACGAGATCTGGCAGGCCGCCGCGCGTCTCCCGCGCGAGCGCCTGCGCGCCTGCCGTGGGACACCGAGGTCGCCGGCCGGGCGGTACTGACCAGTAGGAGGGACGGGGCAGCCGATGAGTGGCCACTCCAAATGGGCGACGACGAAGCACAAGAAGGCCGTCATCGACGCCCGGCGCGGCAAGATGTTCGCGAAGCTCATCAAGAACATCGAGGTCGCGGCCAGGACCGGCGGTGGCGACCCCGACGGCAACCCGACGCTCTACGACGCCATCCAGAAGGCGAAGAAGAGCTCGGTGCCCAACGACAACATCGACCGCGCCGTCAAGCGCGGCTCCGGTGCGGACGGCGGCGGCGCCAACTACGAGACGATCACGTACGAGGGCTACGGCCCCAACGGCGTCGCGCTGCTCATCGAGTGCCTCACGGACAACCGCAACCGCGCGGCGACCGAGGTCCGCACGGCGATGACCCGCAACGGCGGTGCGATGGCGGACCCCGGGTCCGTCGCGTACCTGTTCACCCGTAAGGGTGTCGTCGTGCTGCCGAAGGCCGGGCTGACCGAGGACGACGTGCTGCTCGCGGTGCTCGACGCCGGCGCCGAGGAGGTCAACGACCTGGGCGAGAGCTTCGAGGTCGTCGCCGAGGCCACGGACCTGGTCGCCGTGCGCACCGCGCTGCAGGAGGCCGGGATCGACTACGACTCCGCGGACCCGACCTTCCTGCCCTCGATGCAGATCGAGCTGGACGCCGAGGGCGCCAAGAAGGTCTTCAAGCTGATCGACGCGCTCGAGGACAGCGACGAGGTCCAGAACGTCTACTCGAACTTCGACGTGTCCGACGAGGTCATGGCCGAGGTCGGCTGACCCTCCCGTTCCACCGGCGCCGTCCCCGGACCGGGGGCGGCGCCGTCGTGTGTCCACAGCGGTGTCGGCCGCCCGCGGAGGTGGAGGGGTCGCCCGACCGGAACTGTCGGGGGTCGGTTCTAGACTCGCCCCTGATGAGCCCCGCCACGAAGACCCCAGCAACCAAGGCGCCAGCGAAGAAGGCGCCCGGCAAGGCAGCCGCGAAGCCCGCGGCCCCGCCGCCCGGCAAGCGCCTGCTGCTGCTCGACGGGCACTCGCTCGCCTACCGGGCCTTCTTCGCGCTGCCCGCGGAGAACTTCCGCACGGGCACGGGCCAGACCACGAACGCCGTCTACGGCTTCACGTCGATGCTCATCAACCTGCTCCGGGACGAGCAGCCCACGCACCTCGCCGTGGCGTTCGACGTCTCCCGCAAGACCTTCCGCTCGGAGCGCTACGCCGAGTACAAGGCCAACCGGACGACGACGCCGGACGACTTCCGCGGCCAGGTGGACCTCATCAAGGAGGTCCTCACGGCGCTGGCCGTCCCGTTCTTCGCGGTGGAGAACTACGAGGCGGACGACGTGATCGCCACCCTCGCCACACAGGCGGAGGCGGGCGGCTTCCACACGCTCATCACCACCGGGGACCGGGACGCGTTCCAGCTGGTCACGGACAACGTGACGGTGCTCTACCCGAAGCGCGGGGTGTCGGACCTGGGCCGGATCGACCCGGCGGAGGTCGACGCGCGGTACGGGCTCACCCCCGCGCAGTACCCGGACTTCGCCGCCCTGCGGGGGGACCCCAGCGACAACCTGCCCAACATCCCCGGCGTCGGCGAGAAGACCGCCGCGAAGTGGGTGCGCGAGTTCGGCTCGCTCGCCGAGCTCACAGACCGGGTGGACGAGGTCAAGGGCAAGGCGGGGGACGCGCTGCGCGCGAACCTGGCGAACGTGCTGCTCAACCGCCAGCTCACCGAGCTGGTGCGGGACGTGCCGCTGCACTCCGCGCCCGAGGAGCTCGAGGTCCGGCCCTGGGACCGGGACGCCGTGCACCGCCTGTTCGACGAGCTGGAGTTCCGGGTCCTGCGCGAGCGCCTGTTCGCGACGCTGCAGAGCGCCGAGCCCGAGGCGGACGAGGGTTTCTCGGTGCAGGGCGCGGCCGTCCCGGCCGGCGGCCTGCGAGCCTGGCTGGAGGAGAACGCGCGGGACGGCCGCCGGGTCGGGTTGTCCTTCTCCGGGCTGACCGGCGGGATCACCGAGCGGGACATCAGCGGCGTCGGCCTCGCGACGGGCGAGCCGAGCTTGGAGGCCCGGGCCGGCGGCGCCCGGGCCGGCGTGCCGCAGGCCGGTTACGTCGCGCTGGAGAACCTGCTGCCGGACGACGAGGCGGCGCTGGGGGAGTGGCTCGCGGACGCGTCGGTCCCGAAGGCGGTGCACGACGTCAAGGCGTCCCTGCACGCGCTGCGGGCCCGCGGCTGGACGCTGGCCGGGCTCACCAGCGACACCGCGCTCGCGGCCTACCTGGCCCGGCCGGGGCAGCGCAGCTTCGATCTCGCGGACCTGGCGTTGCGCTACCTGCGCCGGGAGCTGCGGCAGGAGAGCGAGGCCGCCGACGGCCAGCTGTCCCTGCTGGGGGGCGAGGAGGAGGCGGACGCGCAGTTCGCCGAGGAGCAGATGGTGGCGGCCTCGGCGGTGGTCGAGCTCGCGGACGCGCTGGACACGGAGCTGGCGGAGCGGCACGGGACCGAGCTGCTCGCCGGGCTGGAGCTCCCGCTGGCGTTCGTGCTGGCGGACCTGGAGACCGTGGGCATCGCGGTCGACCGCGATCTCCTGGAGTCGCAGGAGACCGAGTTCGCGGCGCAGGTGAAGCAGGCCGCCCAGGACGCCTACGCGGTGATCGGCAAGGAGATCAACCTCGGCTCGCCGAAGCAGCTGCAGGTCGTGCTGTTCGACGAGCTGAACATGCCGAAGACCAAGCGCACCAAGACCGGCTACACCACGGACGCGGACTCGCTGCAGAGCCTCTTCGAGCAGACCGAGCACCCGTTCCTGCAGCACCTGCTGCAGCACCGGGACGCCACCCGGCTCAAGGTCACGGTGGACGGGCTGCTGAAGTCGATCGCGCCGGACGGCCGGATCCACACCACCTACAGCCAGACGATCGCGGCGACGGGCCGGCTCTCCAGCACGGACCCGAACCTGCAGAACGTCCCGATCCGCACGGCCGCGGGCCGCCGGATCCGGGAGACGTTCGTGGTCGGCGAGGGCTACGGGCAGCTCATGACGGCGGACTACAGCCAGATCGAGATGCGGATCATGGCCCACCTCTCCGAGGACGCCGCGCTGATCGAGGCGTTCAACTCGAAGCGGGACTTCCACTCGGAGACCGCGTCGAGGGTGTTCGGCGTCGACGCCGCGGAGGTGACCCCGGAGCAGCGCGCCAAGATCAAGGCGATGAACTACGGCCTGGCCTACGGGCTGTCGGCGTTCGGTCTGTCCGCGCAGCTGCGAATCTCGACCGAGGAGGCCCGGGGCCTCATGGACGACTACTTCGAGACGTTCGGCGGGGTGCGGGACTACCTTCGCTCGATCGTCGAGGTGGCCCGCAAGGAGGGCTACACCGAGACGATGCTCGGCCGCCGCCGCTACCTGCCGGACCTCACCAGCGACAACCGGCAGCGCCGCGAGATGGCCGAGCGGATGGCGCTCAACGCCCCGATCCAGGGCAGCGCGGCGGACATCATCAAGGTCGCGATGCTGAACGTGCACCGGGCGCTGGCGGCCGAGGGCCTGCGGAGCAGGATCCTGCTGCAGGTGCACGACGAGCTGGTGCTCGAGGTGGCCGACGGCGAGCAGGAGGCCGTGGAGACGCTGGTGCGGCGGGAGATGGGTGCCGCGCACGAGATGTCCGTGCCGCTCGAGGTGTCCGTGGGCTACGGCCGCAGCTGGGACGACGCCGCCCACTGATCCCGGAGCTCGAGGGTCGCGGGACCGGCGCGGAGCGTGCCGTCGGAGAGCGGTTCGCACCGCACCCCGCCGCGCCCCCGGAGGGCCTTGAAAGCACCCGGGGCGAGGACGACGTCCATCCACCGGCACGGGTTCGCGGGCCGGTGGACGCGGAACCGGACCGGGCCGTCGCCGGTGTCCAGGGTGAATTCCGCCCCGGCCCCGCCGCGGGGGGCGGCCAGCTCGTCCACGGGGAAGCCCCTGGTCACGATCGTGCGGCGGACCAGGACGGGATCGAACGTGGCACTGCCGAGCTCGGCCGCGACGGCGTCGAGGGACTCCGCGGCCAGGAGCGTCACCGACGCCAGCCGGTGCGCGGCGCGGCCGTGGTACCGGTCCCCGACGACGCCGAGCCCGGCGCGCACCTCGATCCGCTCGCGCCTCGGGTCCTCGGGATCGGGGCGCGGGCCGTCCGCGGGGCGGCCCTCGAACGCGTGGACCGGCGAGGCCACGAGCGCGACGATCTCGATCTGCACGCCCCGATCATGCGTGAGCCCGGCCCGGCGTCGTGGACCGGCGGCCGGGCCCGTGCCCGGATGTGCCGTTCCGGCGCGCCACGGCGCGGCTGCGGGGAAGCCGGGCGGTAGCGTTCCGGTGACGGTCGGCGAGGGCCGTCGGCGAGCGGTGGGGGAGATGCTGGTGCGGGTGCTCGGAGTCGACCCGGGGCTCACGCGCTGCGGTCTGGGCGTCGTCGACGGCGGCGTCGGACGCGCCGTGACCTGCGTCGACGTCGGCGTGGCCCGGACCGGGACCGAGCTGTCGATCGACCAGCGGCTGCTCGGGGTCGCGGACGAGGTGGAGCGCTGGATCACCCGGCACCGCCCGGACGTCGTCGCGATCGAGCGGGTCTTCAGCCAGCACAACGTGCGCACGGTGATGGGCACCGCCCAGGCGAGCGGGGTGGTGGCGCTCGTCGCCGCCCGGGCGGGGCTGCCCGTCGCGTTTCACACCCCGAGCGAGGTCAAGGCGGCCGTGACGGGGGAGGGCCGCGCGGACAAGCACCAGGTCACGGCCATGGTCACCCGTCTGCTGCGGCTCGCCGAGGCCCCGCGGCCCGCGGACGCCGCGGATGCGCTCGCGCTCGCGATCTGCCACTGCTGGCGGGCGCCGATGATCAGCCGGATGGCCGAGGCGGAGGCGCGGGCGGCGGAGTTCGCCAAGGCGCACAAGGCGCGGCTCGCGGCGGCGCAGAAGGAGCGGCTCG is a window of Pseudonocardia sp. T1-2H DNA encoding:
- a CDS encoding helix-turn-helix domain-containing protein; translation: MDRTPMDRAKPLATIAAAVRRERDRMGLSLGELARRAGIAKSTLSQLEAGSGNPSVETLWAIAVVLDVPFSRLVDPPGEGVRVVRAQEHVVIPSEHSPFTGTLLAASPPGVRRDLHVITAEPGPARTADPHIPGTGEHLLVTAGRWLCGPAGEEVELGPGDYAYFPGDRAHSYRALEPGTTAVLLMEYR
- a CDS encoding AzlC family ABC transporter permease; translation: MCSVRRTIRSLDRDDLRDALALAAAIMVVGMSFGALAAAAGVPFVLAVGMSVLVFAGGSQFLAVAVVAAGGAPVAAVVAGLLLNLRLLPFGLAVGNVVGTGWVARVLGAHIVVDEVVAFSRARPPERARSAYRLSGALLFLGWNAGTVVGLVAGAAVPDPNAFGVDAAFPAALLALLLPALRGADARRVGIVAAVLALAATPFLPPGLPVLVALGGLLVAGRTPASRGRSVAGSGCPS
- a CDS encoding AzlD domain-containing protein; the encoded protein is MTWTAVLALAAGTYLLRLGGILLRDRVTMPERLERLVDLGATALLVGLVATAALTEGGGFAGWARPAGVLVGGLAAWWKVPFVLVVILAAGTTAGLRFVGVE
- a CDS encoding DUF2867 domain-containing protein, whose amino-acid sequence is MRVLVIGGTGYVGARLVPRLLTDGHTVRCLVRDPAKLAREAWAQRVEARVGDVAEPGVSAAACRDVHAVVYLVHSMDGPDFAERDRAAAAVLAAAAREAGVQRIVYLGGLQPSGGNGTSEHLESREQVGRILLGSGVPTAVLRAGIVVGRGSASFEMVRHLAETVMGGLPLLAVPDRAWNRVQPVAVDDVIHWLAGSLTLPADVSRAFDVGGPDVLRYLDLMNDYAREAGLARPLAVPVPVSAPRLAARAVGLLTPVDRRLAGPLLESLAHELVVHEDDLADLVGEPPGGRTPYRAAVRRALAEDGPAGGSPNDPAGSGPAVLSGEDVEHVAAPVDVLWSVITGLGGDEGWYTVPGVWRLRALLDGLVGGVGDRRTRPARLVAGAALDWWRVEDVDPGRSLLLRAEMKLPGVARLELRAEPAGEGRSRYVQRVTFTPRGLAGRAYWFAQRPAHDVVFGVTARTVAGVAADRFRRG
- a CDS encoding elongation factor G-like protein EF-G2 — translated: MTVRPATGKDRRTGTSPAGVLVTDPARIRNVVLVGPSGSGKTTLVEALLAHTGAIPRQGTVPDGTTVCDHDPAAVHQQRSVALSVAPLLHEGTKINLIDTPGYADFVGELRAGLRAADGALFVVPAVEAREGSVDPATVALWDECRGVAMPRAVVVARCDQAQADIAATVLACQEAFGSGVAPLYLPIPGPSGGLAGLYGLLTQTPEGAAPNGSEDARGALIEGIIEQSEDETLMDRYLGGDELETAALIDDLETAVARGSFHPVIPVCAGSGTGLDALLEVLVGGFPSPLEHPLPFVSRTDGTAHAPLTADPDGPLAAEVVRTSADAYVGRVTVVRVFSGTLRPENTVHVSGHVPAPRTSPENERHDSDERLTHVYSPLGATLREIEACVAGDICALTKLSGAETGDTVSAADDPLLLRPWNLPEPLLPVGVVARKRGDEDTLARTLAKLVAADPALRLERNAETHQTVLWCMGEAHADVVLSRLRAAGAEVDTEDVRVPMRVTLDRGVRATGRHVKQSGGHGQYAVCHVEFEPLPRGGGFEFVSKVVGGSVPTQFVPSVEKGIRAQLERGLPAAPDEPPHPVVDVRATLVDGKAHSVDSSDAAFQTAGALALREAAGSCGVRLLEPVDEVSVRILDTHLGAVLGDLSARRARVLGTDVDTPGHTVVRAEVPCAELLRYPTELRAMTSGTAGLSRRPSRWTEVS
- a CDS encoding NAD-dependent malic enzyme, which codes for MPIPGPGYAIIVRVQAPSSASAAGDLAVAVGRVGGVVTAFDVVESHTDSIVVDISCNALNEDHATEITDALGALDGVTVRKVSDRTFLVHLGGKIEIQSKVSLRNRDDLSRAYTPGVARVCQAIAANPADARRLTIKRNTVAVVTDGSAVLGLGNLGAAASMPVMEGKAALFKRFANVDAWPVALDTQDTEEIIRTVQVIAPAYGGINLEDIAAPRCFEIERRLRDLLDIPVFHDDQHGTAVVVLGALRNALRVVGKDFTDSTIVVCGVGAAGSAIIRLLQSEKPGDVLAVDLDGIVHEGRPGLDDNLTSIASHTNNSGKRGSLADALVGADVFIGVSAPNLFGAAEAATMNDDAIIFALANPDPEIDPSIAQQHAAVVATGRSDYPNQINNVLAFPGIFRGLLDSGAHDITDRMLLAASAAIANVVAEPNASFIVPSVFDSSVAPAVAEAVRQAAQEAAAAGEVVAGL
- the pdxT gene encoding pyridoxal 5'-phosphate synthase glutaminase subunit PdxT; this encodes MESGPTVGVLALQGDVREHLAALRASGMRAVPVRRASEIEVVDGLVIPGGESTTMSRLLGVFDLLEPLRARIADGMPAYGSCAGMILLASEVLDGRPDQQQLGGLDVVVRRNAFGRQVDSFESDLDVVGVEGGPVRAVFIRAPWVEKAGADVEVLASVPSVGSEGQDPGAAAGRAVAVRQGNVVATAFHPELTGDGRVHALFAEIVRGAG